The following are from one region of the Carassius gibelio isolate Cgi1373 ecotype wild population from Czech Republic chromosome A13, carGib1.2-hapl.c, whole genome shotgun sequence genome:
- the LOC128026640 gene encoding opsin-VA has product MESFAAAVNGVSHTEDPFSGPLSSIAPWNYRVLAALMFVVTSVSLCENFTVMLVTFRFKQLRQPLNYIIVNLSLADFLVSLSGGTISFLTNFHGYFFLGRWACVLEGFAVTFFGIVALWSLAVLAFERFFVICRPLGNIRLRGKHAALGLLFVWSFSFVWTIPPVLGWSSYTVSKIGTTCEPNWYSGNFQDHTFIITFFTTCFIFPLAVIIVCYCKLLRKLRKVSNTHGRLGNARKPERQVTRMVVVMIVAFMVAWTPYAAFSIVVTALPSIHLDPRLAAAPAFFSKTAAVYNPIIYVFMNKQFRKCVVQLLSCRDVTVVEGNINQTTERAGLTNESNTGEMSAIAARIPAAGTVPPKTEEPPNERSSFTQIPIPENKVCPM; this is encoded by the exons ATGGAGTCGTTCGCTGCGGCGGTGAACGGCGTGTCTCACACCGAGGACCCGTTCTCCGGACCGCTCTCCTCCATCGCACCCTGGAACTACCGAGTCCTGGCGGCGCTGATGTTCGTGGTGACCTCGGTGTCTCTGTGCGAGAACTTCACCGTGATGCTCGTCACCTTCAGGTTCAAGCAGCTCCGACAGCCGCTCAATTATATCATCGTCAACCTGTCTCTGGCGGACTTCCTCGTGTCTCTGAGCGGAGGGACCATCAGTTTTCTCACCAACTTCCACGGTTATTTCTTCTTGGGCAGATGGGCTTGTGTTCTGGAGGGATTCGCAGTCACCTTTTTTG GCATCGTGGCTCTGTGGTCTCTGGCCGTCCTGGCGTTCGAGCGGTTCTTCGTCATCTGTCGGCCGCTGGGGAACATCCGTCTGCGAGGAAAGCATGCAGCTCTGGGTCTGCTGTTCGTCTGGAGCTTCTCCTTCGTCTGGACCATTCCTCCCGTCCTGGGCTGGAGCAGCTACACCGTCAGCAAGATCGGCACCACCTGCGAACCCAACTG GTATTCGGGAAACTTCCAGGATCACACCTTCATCATCACGTTCTTCACCACCTGCTTCATCTTTCCTCTCGCTGTGATCATCGTCTGCTACTGCAAACTGCTCCGGAAGCTCAGAAAG gtgtcTAACACGCACGGCAGGCTGGGTAATGCCAGGAAGCCGGAGCGTCAGGTGACTCGTATGGTGGTTGTGATGATCGTGGCCTTCATGGTGGCCTGGACGCCGTACGCTGCGTTCTCCATCGTGGTCACGGCCCTTCCCAGCATCCACCTGGACCCCCGGCTGGCAGCCGCTCCGGCGTTCTTCTCCAAAACCGCAGCGGTTTACAACCCCATCATCTACGTGTTCATGAACAAACAG TTCAGGAAGTGTGTGGTTCAGCTCTTGAGCTGCAGAGACGTCACCGTGGTGGAGGGGAACATCAACCAGACCACCGAGCGAGCAGGACTGACCAATGAGAGCAACACAGGAGAGATGTCCGCCATCGCTGCACGCATCCCAGCGGCTGGAACCGTCCCACCCAAAACAGAAGAGCCTCCCAACGAACGCAGCTCCTTCACACAAATTCCCATTCCTGAGAACAAAGTATGTCCGATGTGA